CGACACGCCGCCATCGGCCAGGGTGCAATCGGGTTGGCCGCATTTCAACGGCTGGTCCGCGATCCGCGATTCACTGACCTCCCGATGATTTTGGAAACCCCCAAAACGGGAGACGACGACCAAGCAATGGACCCCATCAATTTACAAACGCTCCGAAATTGTCGGATCGAAGGATCTGGAGACAGTCCCCGTGACCCCGGATGATCTGTTCGCTCAGGCGGCCGCTGCACACCAGGCCGGTCAACTTGCGGAGGCCGAACGTGGATACCTAGCCGTCTTGGAATCGTCCCCCGATTACCCGGCCGCTCTCACCAATTTGGGAGTGATCCGCATGCGTCAGGGGCACACCGATTCGGCGATTCAGTTGTATCAGCGTGCGATTGCCGTCGAACCGGATAATCCCGATACGCACTTCAATCTGGGCAACGCGCTGCGAAAAGTGAATCGTCTCCAAGAAGCCGCCAGTTGCTATCAGCAGACCGTGCATCGCAATCCGCAGCATTATGGTGGGTTCTACAATCTGGGGCTGGTACTCCTATCTGTCGGCAATCTCGAACAGGCGTGCCTCTGTTTCCAGCGGACCATTGAGATTAACCCCGCCCTTCCCGAAGCTGTGAATCATCTGGGGGATACGCTGGGCCGGTTAGGTCGCACCGATGAAGCGATTCAGGTTTTTCGGCAACTCATTCAGCAGTTCCCCGACTTTCATCGCGCGTACAACAATCTCGCCCTCGCGCTCTCGAATCGCGGCGAGCATGAACTCGGTCTGAACATCATCACCCAAGTGTTGAGCCGAAAGTTCGATTATGTGGAAGCCTGGAATACGCACGGCTTGCTGCTGGAAGCGTTGAATCGGCCCGATGAGGCATTGCCCAGCTACGAACGTGCCGTCAGCCTTCGCCCGACGTTTGCCGAGGGACAGAACAATCTCGGTCTCACGTATACCGAACTATTCCGGCATGAGGAAGCGATTGCCGCTCGACGCAAAGCCGTGGAATTGGATCCCACCCGTGCGGCCGTCCATAGCAATTTGCTCCTGGCAATGCACTATCCGGGGACATTCTCGCCCGAGGAACTGGTGCAAGCGCATCGGGAATGGGCTGAGCGACATGCGGAGCCGCTGCAGAATCGCATTCAGCCGTTGAATCCGGATTGGAATCCGAACCGTCGGCTGCGAATCGGAATGATCTCCCCCGATTTTCGCACGCACACCGTTGCGAATTTTCTCATGCCGATGATTCAACATCTGAATCGAGACGAGTTCGACCTGTTGATTTATGCCCATGTTCCGCGACCGGATGCGATGACGGCTCAATTTCGGGATCTGGTGCCAAACTTCCTGATGGTCGATCGGGCGAACGACGATCAACTTGCGGAGCAAATCCGCCGTGATCGCATCGATATCCTCGTCGATTATGCCGGTCACACCGCGAATCATCGGCTGCTGACGTTGGCCCGCAAACCAGCACCGATTCAGATCACGCATTTCGGATATCCGGATACCACTGGCATGTCCACGGTGGATTACCGCATCACGGATACCCATTCGGAACCACCCGGTACCACAGAAGCCTATTCAACAGAGCGATTGGCCTATCTGCCCGAGGTTGCGTGGTGTTGGCAGCCACCGGAATCCGCGCCGAAGGTCGGCGATCTCCCCGCGCTGCGGAATCGGCATCTGACATTCGGCATTCTGAATAATCCAGCCAAGCTCAATGAGAAGATGATTGCGACATGGGCGGAGATGCTGCGAGCAATCCCCGATGCTCGCCTGATCGTCTTGGCGGGTCGCGGCGGATTGGGTAGCGATCGCATTGCCGAGCGATTCTCAGCATTCGGAGTCTCGCCCAATCGTCTGCGCATCGTCCCGCGATTGCCTGCAGCCGACTATCTCGCCCTGCATCAGGAAATCGACATCGCGCTCGACCCCTTCCCGTACAACGGCGGCATCACCTCATGTGATGCGCTCTGGATGGGGGTACCGATCCTCACACTGGCCGGGAACACATACGTCAGCCGACAGGGATTGATGCTGATGCAAACCGTTGTTCTACCAGAGTTTATCGCAGAATCGCTTGCAGACATTCGCACGATTGCCCAACGCTTGAACGAGGACATCGTGCGGCTGTCCGTGATTCGGGCCGAGTTGCGCGAGCGATTCCGAGCCACCACGATTGTCAATGCGTCGAAATATGCGCAGCAGTTGGGTGCGCTCTATCGGCAATTGTGGCAGCAGAATTGTCAAGGTCGATAAGTTTGTGACAATCGGCACAATCGGGGCAATCCGAGGATTCGTGAAGATCGTCGAAAGTTGCTCTCCCCCCCGTCGGCGGGTTATGGTAGATTCTCGCCTGTCGGCCAATCTCGTCGCTGTTTCAGGGAAGAATTCAGCGGCGGATGGGGGAAGCGTTGTTAACTCGATGACGCGATGGTTCGACACTGGCCGCTGGTGGGACAAGGAGGTCCGGCGTGGCACGTCACTGGCGACTCCGCCACAAATTGCTGGTCGGACTTGGACTCGTGATTGCGAGCATCGGTTTGCTGCTCGTGGGCACGATTCACGGCCTCACCTCGTATGTCGGGACCATGAACACCACCGATAGCAAATTGGTGGAACTCGTTTGGTCCGAACGGCTTCGGATTGCCATTAGCAATCTCGGCAGCCCCATTCGACGCGATACCCATGAACTGCCCGATCATCGAACCGCATCCGAAATCGCAACCCTGCGTGATCGCCTGAACGAAGCCAAGGGCGTCTTCACCGGATACCGCGATCAATTTCAGGAAACCCTGAAGCGCAAGCGCGATCCCGATCCATTCGTGGAAACCTGCCTGCTCGATGAATTTCAAAAAGCCTTCGATGCGTTCGATCAAGGATTGACCGACTCAGGTCAATTGCAAATCGTCGAAGAAACCGCGCCGCTAATCGACGATCCGAAGTTGGCCAAACCACGCCAAAAACTTCGCCAACTGGCGGATGAACTGCCCAGCGAAATCGTCCGCGATATGTATCAGCGCATCGATTTGGCCCGAACTCACTATCGACGCAGCCAATTGATCGTCTGGATCGCCATCGCACTCGCACTGATTCTTTCATTAACGCTGATCTATCTGTTCAAAGGATGGGTCTTCCAGCCGATCAAAGAACTGCAAGCTGGTGTCAAGCGTGTGGCCGCTGGAAACTTCAATCAGCCGATCGTGCTGCATGGACGAGACGAATTGCAGGAATTGGGCAACGCCTTCAATGAGATGGTCGTTCAACTGCGAGCGATTTACGGCGATCTCGCATCGCAAGTCAACGAGCGATCCCGGCAGTTGGTCCGCTCCGAACGGATGGTGTCGGTCGGTTTTCTGGCAGCGGGGGTGGCGCATGAAATCAATAACCCGTTGGCCAGTATCGCTTTCTGTAGCGAATCGCTGGAGCGTCGGTTGACCGATGTCCTCGCGAATTCCAACAGCCCCGAGACGGACACGATTCGCAAGTATGTGCGAATGATTCAAACCGAGGCATTCCGCTGCAAGGAAATCACCAAGCGCTTGCTCGAGTTTAGCCGCACCGGCGGCGAGACGACTCGCGAGCCGACGATTCTTTCGGAATTGATTCTGGGCGTGCTCGAAATCACGCAGCACTTGCAAAATTTCCGCGGCAAGCAGATCCTGTTCCATCCGTTGGCGCACGTCAACGCAATGGTCAATGCCCAGGATCTCAAGTCGGTGGTGCTGAATTTGGTGGTCAACGCGCTCGATTCCATGGACGACGGCGGGGTGCTCACCATCACCTTGGGCGTCCGAGGCGATCAAGCGGAAATGACCTTCACCGACACGGGTTGTGGCATGCCATCAGAAGTGTTGGAGAACATTTTCGAGCCGTTCTTCACCCGCAACCGCACCGGCAAGGGCACCGGCCTGGGACTCTTCATCAGCCATCAGATTATTGACCAACACGGAGGCGTGCTGGAAGCGCACAGTGGTGGCCCCGGCAAGGGGAGCACATTTATCGTTCGAGTGCCCATTCGACCTGCCGTCCCGAACACCCCGAATCCGACGCTGTCGTTGGAACAGCAACTCGCACGGGCGGGACAACCCAATCAACCAGATCCGCGATCCGTGTCACCGACACGGGTAGAATCGACCCCTGAGACCCAACCAGGTTCCCCCACAGTGCCGTTCCGACGGCCGGTGATGGTCCCTGGCATCAGCACGCAGACGGAGGACGGCCGTGGCCACGCCGCATAAGCTACGCATTCTCTTTGTTGATGATGAGACGTATCTCCAAGAGATTATGCGTCACGAACTGCCCAGCTTCGGCCATGAAGTCACGATTTGTCCCGATGGCAACTCGGCCATGCGAACGATCCAGAAAGCCACTTTTGATGTGGCGATCCTGGACCTTCGCTTGCCCGATATGACCGGGATGGACGTGCTTCGCTGGCTGAAACAAGTCTCGCCCGATACCGACGCCATCATGATGACCGGGCACGGCACACAAGATACCGTAGTGGAAGCGATGCGCTTGGGGGCGGTCGATTTCCTCAACAAGCCGTGCAAGATGGCCGAAATCGAAGCAATCCTATTGCGATTGCTCGAACGACGGCGGATGAAAAATAACAATGCCGCGCTGCAAACTCGGGTCAAGGCCGCCGAAGGGCCCAGCATGCTCATCGGGCAATCGCCTGCGATGATCCCCGTGCAGCAACTCATCGCCACGGTCGCCCCGACGAATAGTTCGGTGCTGATTCTGGGCGAAACCGGGACCGGCAAAGAAATGGCCGCCCGAACGTTGTACCAAATGAGTCATCGCGCGGATGGCCCGTTTGTGCCAGTCAACTGCGGAGCGCTGGCCGAACACCTCGTCGAAAGCGAACTGTTCGGCCATCGTCGCGGCGCATTCACCGGTGCGGAACGCGATCATAAGGGATTGTTCGAGGTTGCCAACGGTGGCACCTTATTCCTGGATGAATTGGGCGAACTCAACCGCAACATTCAGGTGAAATTGCTGCGATTCTTGGAAAGCGGCGAAATTCGTCGGGTGGGCGATTCGGAACCGATCGTGGTCGATGTGCGGGTTCTCTGCGCTACCAACCGCGATCTGTGGACGATGGTCAGCCGCGAAGAATTCCGCGAAGATTTGCTGTATCGTCTGAATACGTTCGAGATTCGACTGCCGCCGCTGCGGGAACGCATCGCCGATATTCCCGATCTGGCCCGACACCTGCTCGCCCGCACCGCCAAACGACCGATCGAGCAAGTCTCGCGGCTGCTCAGCCCGCAAGCGCTGGAAGTCATGTGCCAGTATTCGTGGCCGGGCAATGTCCGCGAATTGGCCAATGCAATGGAATACGCCTACATCGTTTCGGGTGGTCAGCCGATTACCGATCAGCATTTGCCGCACACCGTTCGCACGGGTCGGCAGTCGATGCGCCCTGCCCAGGCAGCGCCGATGATGTCTCCGCCGGGCTATCCGCAGATGGGTCAATCGATTCCGCCCAATACGATGCCGTATGGAATCCCGCCCAGTCATCCGCAGGCACACCCGCAAGCCATGCCATATCATCCCGCGCAACCGGGAATGGGCATGCCGCAAGCTCACCCGCAAGCCCATCCACAATCGCTGCCGCCGATGGCTCCGCAAGGGTATCTGCCGCCGCAATCGCCGGTGGGGGCAGCAGATCCGTCGATGCTGGCGGGTGGTCACTCGGCCCGCACGCTTCGCGATATTGAAATGGAGCACATTCTCCGCACGCTGGCGAAGCATGGCAACAACAAGCAACGGACTGCCGAAGAATTGGGAATCAGCGTCAAGACATTGTACAATAAGTTGACGCAATACGAAGAAGATCGAAAAGCCGGCTGATTGAAAGCAACATGCCTGAGTCGGCGACGATTTCCGTCACGGACTCAGGCATGCATCAACTGATCTGCATCCACATCGATTATTTGCCAACCGGCTCAACCGTTTCAGGCATCTTCAGATTCTCGGGCACAATTCCGTCGAGCAGGAGATTTGCGATCACGGGGCCAGAATGTTTCATCGTCACCTGTGTGACGTGGTCGAATTCGCCCATCGGAATGCCGCGCAATTGGGACCCGCCGCCGGTCGTGGCCAACTGATAATGGTTGCGACCATTGCGAACCAGCTTCTGATAGCGATGCACATGCCCCGCAAACACGGTGTACGGTCGATCGCCCAGCGCCGTTTCCACATTCAACCAGCCGTTGTTTTCCACATTCGCCGCATAGAGCGGTTTGTGCAGCGCCACAATGGTCCAACGCGGATTCGGATATTGTTGATAAACCTGGCGAATGTACTCCACTTGTTCCGCCGAGATGCTGTTGGAACCGGGAGGATCTTCCGAGTTGAGCATCAAAAACAGCACATCATGATACAGAAAATGATAGTACGACTTCCCGAACTTCTTCTTCCAGACTTCGACCATGAACGGATTGGTCAAGTCGTGGTTGCCCGGAACATAGAAGAACGGCATTTCCAACCGCTTGGTGAAGGATTCGAATTCGGCCCACTGCTCCGCGATTCGCTTTTCGTTGGTGGAGTAGCCTTCGATCAAATCCCCCACCGAAATGACGAACTCGGGCTGAAGCAGATTGATTTGCTCCATTGCTCGTGAGAAGATCTTTTCGCGGTGTCCGCCGGTCCGGTCGCTGACCACGACAAAACGAAATTCGCGGGGATCATTGTTGAATTTGGTCGTGGTCCATGGGTTGGTGTCGCCCATGGATGCTTGAAACACGCCGGTTCCTTTGGGTGCCAACGCGGTGAGTTGTCCGGAGAACAACACTGCACCGCCCAGCAGAGCCAACACGATTGCACCGATCCACACACGCTTCATCCAATCGTCTCCTGTTGGAGTCTGCTCACGGATTCGAGCGATCCAAGCGAGCATATCGAGCCACAATCGCCTTCGCGGTTCGCAACCCATCCACCGCTGCGCTCACGATCCCGCCCGCATACCCGGCCCCTTCACCAACGGGGAAAATTCCCGTTAGCCCCGGCGTCTCTCGGGTGAGATCATCGCGCAGAATGCGAATCGGCGAACTGCCCCGTGCTTCTGGCCCGGCCAACGTCGCATTGCGCAGAAACTTGCCATGCCAGCGACGATCCATCATCGGCAACCCATCCGCCAGGGCTGCCGCGATATACGGAGGAAGAACTTCTCGAAGATCGATCGAAATTTTTTCGCGGGGGTAACTCGAATACGGCGTCTCGCGGCTGGCTTTCCCGGCCACGAAATCCGAGGCGCGTTGCACTGGGCAGCGATATTCGCCTCGGCCCAGCTCGAAGGCGATTCGCTCGTACTTTTGCTGCAATCGAACCCCGGCCAGAACGTCCGTTCCGGGAAACTCGCTCAGCGGCACCGTCACCACCAACCCACTATTGGCGTGGGGCGAATCCCGCTTGGACAGGCTCATCCCATTGGTGCAGAAGTAGCCTTCTTCCGAGACACTCGGGATGATGTATCCACCCGCGCACATGCAGAAGGTGAAGACATCCCCACGCGGGCCATTGGCGATCAGGCTATAATCCGCGTTGCCGAGTTGTTCCTCGGCCCGACTCGAACCGTATTGCACCCGGTTGATTTGGTCTTGCGGATGCTCAATGCGGACGCCCATTTGAAACGGCTTTTGAACGAGCGGCACACCAGTTCGCACGAGCATTTCATAGGTGTCGCGTGCCGAGTGGCCGGGTGCCAGCACGAGCAGATCGGCATCGATTCGCCCGGATGGTGTCACCACGCCAACGAGTTTTCCATCTTCGATCAATAAGTCTTCCACCGGACAATGGAAGCGGACCTCGCCGCCCATCGCCTCGATGCGCTGGCGAATCGCTTTCACCACGGCCGGCAGTCGATTGCTACCCAAGTGTGGGCGATGCTCATACAGAATCGATGGCTTGCCCTTGCACTCGGCGAATAACTCCAACACCCGTTGGACATCAGGCCCAGTGCCGCGGCAGGTCAGCTTGCCGTCGGAGAATGTCCCTGCGCCGCCTTCGCCGAACAGATAATTGCTGTTGGGATTGAATTCGCCGCCATCGTCGAATGTTCGCACATCGCGGATTCGCTCGTTCACCCGAGTCCCGCGTTCGAGCACGAGCGGACAATAGCCTTCGAGCGCGAGAAAGTACG
This DNA window, taken from Tuwongella immobilis, encodes the following:
- a CDS encoding sensor histidine kinase, with the translated sequence MARHWRLRHKLLVGLGLVIASIGLLLVGTIHGLTSYVGTMNTTDSKLVELVWSERLRIAISNLGSPIRRDTHELPDHRTASEIATLRDRLNEAKGVFTGYRDQFQETLKRKRDPDPFVETCLLDEFQKAFDAFDQGLTDSGQLQIVEETAPLIDDPKLAKPRQKLRQLADELPSEIVRDMYQRIDLARTHYRRSQLIVWIAIALALILSLTLIYLFKGWVFQPIKELQAGVKRVAAGNFNQPIVLHGRDELQELGNAFNEMVVQLRAIYGDLASQVNERSRQLVRSERMVSVGFLAAGVAHEINNPLASIAFCSESLERRLTDVLANSNSPETDTIRKYVRMIQTEAFRCKEITKRLLEFSRTGGETTREPTILSELILGVLEITQHLQNFRGKQILFHPLAHVNAMVNAQDLKSVVLNLVVNALDSMDDGGVLTITLGVRGDQAEMTFTDTGCGMPSEVLENIFEPFFTRNRTGKGTGLGLFISHQIIDQHGGVLEAHSGGPGKGSTFIVRVPIRPAVPNTPNPTLSLEQQLARAGQPNQPDPRSVSPTRVESTPETQPGSPTVPFRRPVMVPGISTQTEDGRGHAA
- a CDS encoding NAD(P)/FAD-dependent oxidoreductase encodes the protein MTIRISNLRLPIEDADSILPNRLARILGVSPEDLRAWRILRKSLDVRDKRSIHFVYNAAVDLPEDEATVVARSKAMYGAQVALHDEPAFEMPTPGELRLRHRPIVLGSGPGGLVAAYFLALEGYCPLVLERGTRVNERIRDVRTFDDGGEFNPNSNYLFGEGGAGTFSDGKLTCRGTGPDVQRVLELFAECKGKPSILYEHRPHLGSNRLPAVVKAIRQRIEAMGGEVRFHCPVEDLLIEDGKLVGVVTPSGRIDADLLVLAPGHSARDTYEMLVRTGVPLVQKPFQMGVRIEHPQDQINRVQYGSSRAEEQLGNADYSLIANGPRGDVFTFCMCAGGYIIPSVSEEGYFCTNGMSLSKRDSPHANSGLVVTVPLSEFPGTDVLAGVRLQQKYERIAFELGRGEYRCPVQRASDFVAGKASRETPYSSYPREKISIDLREVLPPYIAAALADGLPMMDRRWHGKFLRNATLAGPEARGSSPIRILRDDLTRETPGLTGIFPVGEGAGYAGGIVSAAVDGLRTAKAIVARYARLDRSNP
- a CDS encoding sigma-54-dependent transcriptional regulator, whose translation is MATPHKLRILFVDDETYLQEIMRHELPSFGHEVTICPDGNSAMRTIQKATFDVAILDLRLPDMTGMDVLRWLKQVSPDTDAIMMTGHGTQDTVVEAMRLGAVDFLNKPCKMAEIEAILLRLLERRRMKNNNAALQTRVKAAEGPSMLIGQSPAMIPVQQLIATVAPTNSSVLILGETGTGKEMAARTLYQMSHRADGPFVPVNCGALAEHLVESELFGHRRGAFTGAERDHKGLFEVANGGTLFLDELGELNRNIQVKLLRFLESGEIRRVGDSEPIVVDVRVLCATNRDLWTMVSREEFREDLLYRLNTFEIRLPPLRERIADIPDLARHLLARTAKRPIEQVSRLLSPQALEVMCQYSWPGNVRELANAMEYAYIVSGGQPITDQHLPHTVRTGRQSMRPAQAAPMMSPPGYPQMGQSIPPNTMPYGIPPSHPQAHPQAMPYHPAQPGMGMPQAHPQAHPQSLPPMAPQGYLPPQSPVGAADPSMLAGGHSARTLRDIEMEHILRTLAKHGNNKQRTAEELGISVKTLYNKLTQYEEDRKAG
- a CDS encoding metallophosphoesterase family protein is translated as MKRVWIGAIVLALLGGAVLFSGQLTALAPKGTGVFQASMGDTNPWTTTKFNNDPREFRFVVVSDRTGGHREKIFSRAMEQINLLQPEFVISVGDLIEGYSTNEKRIAEQWAEFESFTKRLEMPFFYVPGNHDLTNPFMVEVWKKKFGKSYYHFLYHDVLFLMLNSEDPPGSNSISAEQVEYIRQVYQQYPNPRWTIVALHKPLYAANVENNGWLNVETALGDRPYTVFAGHVHRYQKLVRNGRNHYQLATTGGGSQLRGIPMGEFDHVTQVTMKHSGPVIANLLLDGIVPENLKMPETVEPVGK
- a CDS encoding tetratricopeptide repeat protein, which encodes MTPDDLFAQAAAAHQAGQLAEAERGYLAVLESSPDYPAALTNLGVIRMRQGHTDSAIQLYQRAIAVEPDNPDTHFNLGNALRKVNRLQEAASCYQQTVHRNPQHYGGFYNLGLVLLSVGNLEQACLCFQRTIEINPALPEAVNHLGDTLGRLGRTDEAIQVFRQLIQQFPDFHRAYNNLALALSNRGEHELGLNIITQVLSRKFDYVEAWNTHGLLLEALNRPDEALPSYERAVSLRPTFAEGQNNLGLTYTELFRHEEAIAARRKAVELDPTRAAVHSNLLLAMHYPGTFSPEELVQAHREWAERHAEPLQNRIQPLNPDWNPNRRLRIGMISPDFRTHTVANFLMPMIQHLNRDEFDLLIYAHVPRPDAMTAQFRDLVPNFLMVDRANDDQLAEQIRRDRIDILVDYAGHTANHRLLTLARKPAPIQITHFGYPDTTGMSTVDYRITDTHSEPPGTTEAYSTERLAYLPEVAWCWQPPESAPKVGDLPALRNRHLTFGILNNPAKLNEKMIATWAEMLRAIPDARLIVLAGRGGLGSDRIAERFSAFGVSPNRLRIVPRLPAADYLALHQEIDIALDPFPYNGGITSCDALWMGVPILTLAGNTYVSRQGLMLMQTVVLPEFIAESLADIRTIAQRLNEDIVRLSVIRAELRERFRATTIVNASKYAQQLGALYRQLWQQNCQGR